The DNA region tcgaaccgattcttcttattttttctaaaaagtttatgaagagatgcagaatcctcccagaataaatgaGAATGAGAGAAAGTGCTGTGCTAACTTTTCTCCAGAatcttcatttttcgaaaaactataaaaaaattcgtgaaaatttcaacggcagaAGTTAGTGTAGCACAATTTTTTCCATGTGTACTTCAATTTCCCGGAAAATTCAAGGAATTTCCGAGAAAATATtcacggcacaagtcagcacaaattatttcactcatttttaggaacaaaaaacaaaagtgctgggccaattTCCTTCtgcattttcgattttccgggatATATGAGGAAATCTCGACACAACTCAGTATACGTAAAGCACTGTCTATATCAgccataaaaaaaacaaaaaatgaaaaaataaaaaacaatctgTGGAAAATCTTGAGAACCCTATGGAATTAAAAAAATCCACGGCacaaagcagcacaaacctagcacaattcagcacgaatttttttttagaagatcgaaaagtgctgggccaacttccCACCCACATATATCTTACTCAAAAATAagataaaaacaaaaacaaatacaaAGTTTAACAATTTTCAGCAGATATTTCCGATCGATAACACCAAGTGATATTTTCTAAATTCTCATAAATAGAACATATTATCATACCCACATAAGAATATCTTAGGGTCAACTGCATGAAAATATCACTATATTTCGATACGTTGCTCGAACCCTTGGTTAGCGCCTTCAAAAATAGGTCGATCACAGCGTGAAATGTCGTCCCTTTCACGACATAACATCCCGACCAGTCACTCAATCGGTCAATCAGTTCGCTAGTATTGCACTCCTCTGTGAGATCGCTCGTGTTACCCAGAAGATGCTGGCAAAGATTACCCTATGCAAGGTCCCAGTTGCCAGCCGGCCGCTAGTCACTGAACAGGAAGGTTGTTAGGCGGCTTAAATTCCGGAGGAGGTGACTGGAACTGGGAAATTGTCGTAGCAGGATTGAAGCTGGAGGTGTAGCACTGTGGAAAGTACAACTCCGGCTTGACGACGGCAGATGGCGTCAGTCCTCGGGGAAGCATACCATTGGTGCTGTGTTTCCTCTCGGAACTAGTGGAATCCCTTCTGGTCTTCGCCGAATGGGGGTTCATGTGGTTGTCGATGTGTTTCTTCACCTCTGGTTCCGTGGCGAATCTCCTCCTGCAGTTGGGCATCGGACAGCAGAACGGCCTGTCCCCTTGGTGCGTCCGCGTGTGCTGATCCAAGATGGCTTTCTGCCTGAAATCCTTGCCACACTGACCGCACTTGTAGGGTTTCTCACCCGTGTGTATGCGTAGGTGCTGGTTTAGAATAGTTCTTTGCCTGAAATTCCGACCACAGTACACGCATCCGTAAGGTTTTTCGTTGGTGTGTATCCTTAGGTGCTGCGTCAAGTGGGACTGTTGTCTGAACCTCTTCCCGCATTCTGGACAGGGGTAAGGACGAGATTCTATGTGTATGCAACCGTGTTGCAGCAACGTGGACTTCTGCTTGAACTCCTTCTGGCATATGGGACAACGGACGTAAAGGGGCATACCAGCCGACCTACCATGCTGTATGAGTTCCGGCATACCTTTGTTACCTTGTGCGTGTTTGATGTATTGCAGTGACGGAAAATTGTTGCTGGATGAGAAAATAGGATGGTTCGTTCCCTTCGTGTCTTTGAAGTAGGCAGGATATTGTAGATTCGACGGTAAGTTGCTAGGGGAGAAACAGTTAGTCCTGTCGTTTTGCCCGTCTCCATCGCCATAGGTGGACGTTACCTCTTCTTTGCCCTCTTCCGCTGGAAAAGGCACGTCCTGAGGCCATAAGGTGGGGTTGATGCCGTTTTTGAATACAAGATGAGGACTGACATCTGTGGAAAAAGTTTCAATTTAGTACAAATTTGAAAACTAGGAAAGGTGATTTATTACTAGGGGTTTTTCAAAGAACAAAGTTAACTCGCTATCGTCAAACAGGTTACTGGGGCCATTTTATATCGCTCATAATTGGTTCTTTTATGGTAACTTCTATCTCAAAAACAAGAAGCTCCAAAAATGAATCTATGATAAAATCCCCTATTCGCATTATTTTAAGGATATGTTTATTATACAGGAGTGaataaaaagtaacgcacaaaatttatatcttcggTAGTTACTATTTTGTAAAAAAATGCTGGCACAGGTCAATTGTACTTTGaattacgcaacttttcatgtataattaTATAATTGAGGACTGATACTGTTGTCAATAAACAGTGATTGTTATAATAAACAAAAGGTCGGTTTAAGAAGACTATATCTGTAAATTCAGACAATAATTAGGTAtctagttttttgtttcataaGAAATAGGTAGTTTTTGCTATAGATTTCAAGTTCTTACAGCttagattgaattttttttttaatgtgtcaaGAGTGGTCTACACcattttagtggtcagttcaaaaagagaaaatgaatgtCTAACGTCAGAAACCTTCATTTGATATGGGGTTCTCATTATAATTAAACCAATCAGTtagtcatctcggaaagtcagaattttttttcattcgacagacgaataaaagtttttttcatagaagtacaaatattcattcatgttattaactttccgaggtgaaattttctcttctatgaatttccacatgaaaaaatttctcgaagagTCTGgctattggctacaattcgtatcctggtgaaatttaaaaaagacgttcgttaagacctgccatcttttcgacgaaagtggaaactatttgtaatattcgtaacttcccatggtataaactcctcttaacagTCACTAAATGAAAAGtttctcaaaataaaaaaatagtgtttataaatttattttttgagtatCACTTGCTGTacttgaaaagcaatttttatttttttttttggatccaGCAAACTGACATACTACAAACTTTGTAAGGCCATAACTGTTTCTGAATTATCAGCCAAAAGATTTGAATTTTTCGCTATATTCTCACCCTGTAAAACTCGAAAACCTTGAAAAAAATACTCTGGGCCAGTTACGTATAAAGACTAAGAATTGTTGTTACAGCTAGAATTTCAGGAAAAAGGGGTGATTGCTTAAAGTGGCGATATACGTATTCTGTTCATAAAGTGGCTAAGACGTCCTGAGGTTTTGACCTAAAAATCCACCCAGCATCGAAAAAACATTGTGAAGACCTCTAATATTCCCAAATTCTTCGTCCAAAACACGAAAATTTCTGGCTGTTttacattcacaccctgtacaactaGAAGAGATGGGCAAAAATTAACCTGTGCCAGTGGCATATAGGCTTTGCATCTCGGCATCAAAATCAAACATCATCAAAGTTATGTCGAAGTTATAACTAGTCTTGGTAAATTTTTTAGGTGCCCCACATCATTTGCAGCTTAGTTTATTATACTGCATATTGCGGTAAAATTCAAATCTTTGGGATTCAACTAGTGAGTACATAATTATCAACAGAATTTACGCTTGCAGATGCAGTTTTGTCCTAAAGAGGATGATGAACCGCAATAATTGAACACATTGAGTTGATATGAATATGAATGATCAATATCCATTTCCCATTAATTTTTTACTGATCATTTATAGTCGATAATGAGCAGGTCGTAGAAATTCCTGTTTCGCTGCAAATTGCGTATCAGTCTCTTGGGAAATAAGTTCGTTCTGGGATTCTAGATTCAGAACAGCAAAAGTTCGAATTTTATTTTGAGCAAACTGATTAAAATCACGCTAAACGTTGACCGAGAATTTGCTTCTTTCAGAATCACTGATCCGCAGACTGCTAACTAGTTAAATTAATTTCCATAAATTTTGCAATTCACCCACACctgaagtttttgaaaaaattcacgtTTAAGAACCTCAGAGATCCAGTATTTTCGTGTAACTCAAGACAGGAAAAAAAAAGACGTTTCCGAGAATAAAATGAAACGGTCCATAAAAATATTGCCAAGACAATGCCGAGGTGTCTCGAGTATAATCAAATGCACACTGAAATAATTTCGGTGTTTCTAAATAAAGCAAAATGAGCTGCCATGACATATGTCGTACTAAAAGGATTATTCCAACGGAAATTACCTTCTAGTTGTTATTTTTATATACTCAAATTCCGGCCGTTCAAAAAAGAGATGTAACTTCCGTCCTGTTTGTTAATGAACCTTATATTTTATAAAAAGACAGATCTCTCTAATTGATACTGTTTATTTGTTTACTCCCGAGGGTGATGCATTCACGCAATGGCAAACGTAGTTTTCCACAAATCTTCAATGCTCAGACAAGTTTGAAAGcgtttttcaattcaaacttcTAACTTGTTATTGTTCAAATTATAGTATCAATAAGAGGTTTGCTCATTTTTGGCACAAAAGGTTGAGGTTAATATTTGAAAAACTCAACTAAATATCCACCCCACCCTACGTAGAGGGTTAATGACAAATTCCTCCAATATCATTAAACGGACAAGAATATGGCAATTTCTTTTTCTCGTCCCTTTAAAATTTTGTATTAGGCTTCGATGGATCTGTGATGATATCGAATGTATAGGTATGATAtgcgagtcaacatattttatgCCAGGTTTACGAGTTTTTTGCGTATAATAAACAGATTCAGAATTACCAGTTGTATCCGTTTAGAACAAAATTATTATCAGAAAATTTTCTGCTCAGACAAAAATCCATTAATTCGAAATAAACTCAAACATTTCCGTATTAATTGATAATTTGATCATTGTAATTCTTAACTATGCTTTGGATTAAGCGATGAATGAGGAAAATGTATAAGTAGACACATATAATTTCTGATaatgatatttttgtgattctGGTAAATTGTTGAGCTCTTATCTCGTTCTTTATGAATGCTCAGGAGGAGGAGTAGAGTatccaaaagaaaataattcagaattctGCTTGGAGAGTTGATTAGTTCCATAAGTATAAACGATAGAAAAAAGATGGATACTGTAGAATATACAGGATTGTCAGTAATTGAGTAACCAAACATCGGAAGTTCTTTGAAAACTCAACCCTGTTCGATATAATTGGGAGTTGGGATTTGATTTTGCCTGAAGGCTTCAATTCATTGACGATAGAATAATTTCAGTGGCAGCGTTTGAAAGCTAATTAAATTTACAGTTCAAGACAATTATTGGGTATTAATTTGGTATGCTGATTGCTGCAATTTATGGACTTAGATATACAAGTTTATAGATTTTTTATTCCGCAATTTTCAACTCAGAATTTTCAAGTAACGTTCCATATTTAGTAATATTTCATCGTGAAAAACATCTTCTGTTCTGTTAATCAGTGGCGCAGCCATAACGAAATTTGGCGAAAGTTTCAATGTTTGAACTAGGAAAACATTTGAATCTTAATGGGGGGGGGGGGCTGCAACCCCAAAGCCCCTCCATAGCAGCGCCAATGGTATTTAAGGCATCTTTATCACACACCTACATGAGATTTTTTTCACTATGTTTGAAACGGAATCAAGTATGACATATTACTGAGTTTTGAGTAGAAAATTTaggaataaaaaatatctacgACCCAGAAAGTAAATTCAGACGGTATCGTATACTGACTGCCATTGATATTTTTGTAGCGCCAATAAAAAACAAGTTGTCAGATGGGGAAACATGGCATgtagaaaaattttttattaggaccgagttataaaaaaaaatttgtgatgaaattttatttttttcacaaatatgcaccctcattttcgaaaaattttttcgttttgatTTTTAATTGGCATACTTTCAATTTCAGTTCAGGATTCCGAAAACGTTCGAAAACGTAAACATGCCGGACCGTTTATtcctttttcaattcaattcaacgtgaaaaacatcagaaaaacagagTTTTTGTTCGATAGTACCGATAAGCCAAGACATTTTCATCGACGCgaattcaactgattttcggcaCATGAAGGGCATACCTTTTCCACACCCCACCGGTGGGTACACAAGGAGATGTCCCCCCGATGGAAGCAGAAACAAGAGTCGTGAACAAGTGTGTCTTTTCTCCTATCCCAACCAGTTCTATCAATTctggaagtacgatttctggccggcgtgcaaacccgttgggagCAGAAAACGGAGTAGAGAACCGTTTCCTTAAGTCGTGCTTTGTTTCCCTCCATCCTTCAATCCCTTAGCTTTGTAACCTGACTCTATTGCCCGTTAAGGGTGccttggttctggctggcgaacgaaccaccagggtaggtttgctattttccccgataaagaatagctggcgtaTAGAAACTTCTTCTGAAGTTTGGTCACACAGTTACTGACATTaatatttaaatgaaaataaaacggAAAAAAGTTAGAAATCTTCTTGCAATTTCTTACTACCGTAGATTTggatgacttgggacgattgttgaatttaacttgtcatattttcaaaacggtgacctatttttatctgaaaaagaaatttgaatatgcctaatgactcagactattgattaggatatataccatgcttcagaattcggatatgaattttgaaaaaataaaatatacctatcacccaccgatttgggaggcttgggacacaagttaaaatccattgatttctcaactctcaaatgaaataggtgacttgggacggtgtatagttttgaaaaattagaatttgtgattatgtagttgaaattcggtaaggaaattaaatgataaacccctattacagcgaaagtaaatatattgcaactcaaatgtaaaaacactaaacaaaacaagggaactttgatttcttattTGGTAATTTCTTTGCAGAAATGACgtctgcgaaaaatcggcatatttcctgctgccaatgcgccgcttgtatctattcggcattgtcccaagtcaccctatgaaacaacaaaataaatgaatgagatccgagttgtcgtttgatttgtaaacaaccttgtttcatgacatatctaatatcccaatatcccacgtatccagaaaaaaaaaattatacatgcacaaagtgaaacacatgtacaggacactagaaagtaaaggccataaaaaaacgcgcttttactttcctgaattcgttaatttttcctgtcaattcaaacgctctggtcgcggcaaactcaacaggaattaatttttaaacTCAcggaaaagacgctacacaatcttataagtttgtcccttcactcataaatggtaagaaacagaGAAATCTGCAAAAGGTGTAATTGTTGACTGTCCCaaatcacccgaatctaccggtaccgTAAACGAATCAGAGAGAAGGACAGGACGCTCTACTTCTACTCATCTACAACGTCTTGGCATAGGTATGGCCCAGGGATGTTTTCGTTCTTCAATTCGCTTGTTGCTCTAACCAGATTCTAGGAGAAGAAAATATCTGTATGCAATAAACTCGTAAAGCTGGCATCAAACAGAGGGTGAAAAAAGGAGTGCAGGTGGCCAACTCTAACCGCCCGTGCGGCACAACATAACAATCATCACAGGGCTGCGAGAGTGACCTCCTTGAGGAGGGGCGCTCGCCTTGGTGTGTGCGGACGTGCTGATTGAGGATAGCCTTCTGCCGGAAGTGTTTCCCGCACTCCGGGCACTCATAGGGCTTCTCACCGGAATGGATGCGGAGGTGCTGGTTCAGGATAGCCCTTTGCCGGAACGTTCTCTCGCAGTACACGCACGCGTACGGCTTCTCGTTCGCGTGTATCCTCAGATGCTGAGTCAAGTGACTTTGCTGTCGAAACCGCTTCCCGCATTCGGGACAACCGTAAGGCCTACTGTCGGTGTGTATACGTTCGTGCTGCAGCAACGTCGATTTCTGCTTGAAGTCTTTGCCGCAAGTTAAGCATTTGAACAACCTCAGTTCCGCACTCATGCTCTTCTGCGGTTTCAGGTTGTGCTGTTGGTCGCCCACGTCCGGCAACGGAACCGACCGCAAATCGGGCATACTCTGACTGAACTGGTCCAGGTGATTGTTGCCGTCGCCGCAAATGTTGCCAAGCATCACTCCGGGCTGCTTCAAGTAATGCAGGGCCGAGAAGCTGCCGGCTCCCAGCATGTGGGCCGGTACAGGAGGTGGCGCAGCAGGCGGTGGAGGCCTCGTATACTGCTGGTAAGGCTGGGGCGTCTGATGGTGGAGATCGGTGGGAAAACATTGGGAGGCCGGTCTGGAATCCATCGCCATGTTTGTTTGTTCCGTCGTGATCTCATCTTCTCTAGGTTCGGCTTGAGTTGCGGAATAGGGCGAAGGTGCTGGGGATGGTAAACTTTGGTCTCGTGTAGGAATTGCTTCAGCTTCTGCGCCCAAGGGTACCGGCGGACCGCATATTTGTTGGGTGTTTTCGGATACTGGA from Coccinella septempunctata chromosome 1, icCocSept1.1, whole genome shotgun sequence includes:
- the LOC123313136 gene encoding zinc finger protein 502 isoform X1; the protein is MAINFSASFAACLAAGLKVPRQIMYCISQDTAAPYVLYKDGMDRTQGQWSIQEPYPTAQPQPQPQNTPVSENTQQICGPPVPLGAEAEAIPTRDQSLPSPAPSPYSATQAEPREDEITTEQTNMAMDSRPASQCFPTDLHHQTPQPYQQYTRPPPPAAPPPVPAHMLGAGSFSALHYLKQPGVMLGNICGDGNNHLDQFSQSMPDLRSVPLPDVGDQQHNLKPQKSMSAELRLFKCLTCGKDFKQKSTLLQHERIHTDSRPYGCPECGKRFRQQSHLTQHLRIHANEKPYACVYCERTFRQRAILNQHLRIHSGEKPYECPECGKHFRQKAILNQHVRTHQDVSPHLVFKNGINPTLWPQDVPFPAEEGKEEVTSTYGDGDGQNDRTNCFSPSNLPSNLQYPAYFKDTKGTNHPIFSSSNNFPSLQYIKHAQGNKGMPELIQHGRSAGMPLYVRCPICQKEFKQKSTLLQHGCIHIESRPYPCPECGKRFRQQSHLTQHLRIHTNEKPYGCVYCGRNFRQRTILNQHLRIHTGEKPYKCGQCGKDFRQKAILDQHTRTHQGDRPFCCPMPNCRRRFATEPEVKKHIDNHMNPHSAKTRRDSTSSERKHSTNGMLPRGLTPSAVVKPELYFPQCYTSSFNPATTISQFQSPPPEFKPPNNLPVQ
- the LOC123313136 gene encoding zinc finger protein 135 isoform X2, which gives rise to MAINFSASFAACLAAGLKVPRQIMYCISQDTAAPYVLYKDGMDRTQGQWSIQEPYPTAQPQPQPQNTPVSENTQQICGPPVPLGAEAEAIPTRDQSLPSPAPSPYSATQAEPREDEITTEQTNMAMDSRPASQCFPTDLHHQTPQPYQQYTRPPPPAAPPPVPAHMLGAGSFSALHYLKQPGVMLGNICGDGNNHLDQFSQSMPDLRSVPLPDVGDQQHNLKPQKSMSAELRLFKCLTCGKDFKQKSTLLQHERIHTDSRPYGCPECGKRFRQQSHLTQHLRIHANEKPYACVYCERTFRQRAILNQHLRIHSDVSPHLVFKNGINPTLWPQDVPFPAEEGKEEVTSTYGDGDGQNDRTNCFSPSNLPSNLQYPAYFKDTKGTNHPIFSSSNNFPSLQYIKHAQGNKGMPELIQHGRSAGMPLYVRCPICQKEFKQKSTLLQHGCIHIESRPYPCPECGKRFRQQSHLTQHLRIHTNEKPYGCVYCGRNFRQRTILNQHLRIHTGEKPYKCGQCGKDFRQKAILDQHTRTHQGDRPFCCPMPNCRRRFATEPEVKKHIDNHMNPHSAKTRRDSTSSERKHSTNGMLPRGLTPSAVVKPELYFPQCYTSSFNPATTISQFQSPPPEFKPPNNLPVQ